A window of the bacterium genome harbors these coding sequences:
- a CDS encoding xylan esterase, which translates to MRRLLGLFLFSAALAFSGPSDDSILHNWLAYTDANNALYHELCREAFHDLDLRQERVRNIQDDAAWQAYCKEIRAKLNHAVGPLPTKTPLKPKVTGRLKQDGYTIEKILFQSQPDFYVTACLFLPEKKGKHPAVIYCSGHSNEGFRLPVYLLPILNLVKKGFVV; encoded by the coding sequence ATGCGACGCCTGCTCGGTCTTTTTCTTTTTTCAGCCGCTTTGGCATTCAGCGGTCCCAGCGACGATTCGATTTTGCATAATTGGTTGGCGTATACGGATGCAAACAATGCCCTCTACCATGAGCTGTGCCGCGAGGCTTTCCATGATCTGGACCTTCGACAGGAACGGGTCCGCAACATCCAGGATGACGCGGCCTGGCAAGCCTACTGCAAGGAGATTCGCGCTAAATTGAATCACGCCGTTGGACCTTTGCCGACCAAAACCCCGTTGAAACCAAAGGTCACCGGCCGGTTGAAACAGGATGGCTACACAATCGAAAAAATCCTCTTTCAATCGCAACCTGATTTTTACGTGACCGCCTGTCTCTTTCTTCCGGAAAAGAAAGGCAAGCATCCGGCGGTGATCTATTGCAGCGGTCATTCCAATGAGGGCTTTCGGCTGCCTGTCTATCTGCTGCCTATTCTGAATCTGGTGAAAAAGGGCTTTGTCGT
- a CDS encoding class I SAM-dependent methyltransferase, which yields MNTFDERAARWDENPERLIRAQDAACAIRNHVPLDSKWTAMEYGCGTGLVGFLLQPFLGHLVMADSSSGMLSVLQEKINQAGVTNMTCVKLDLATDPAPQQLFQLLYCQMHL from the coding sequence ATGAACACTTTTGATGAGCGCGCCGCTCGATGGGACGAAAACCCGGAACGGTTGATCAGGGCACAGGACGCTGCATGTGCCATTCGAAACCATGTCCCCCTGGATTCGAAATGGACTGCCATGGAGTACGGCTGCGGGACCGGCCTGGTCGGCTTTTTACTGCAGCCGTTTCTCGGTCATCTGGTGATGGCGGACAGTTCTTCCGGCATGCTCTCCGTCCTGCAGGAAAAGATCAACCAGGCCGGGGTGACCAATATGACCTGTGTGAAACTGGATCTGGCGACCGACCCGGCTCCACAGCAGTTGTTCCAGCTGCTTTATTGTCAGATGCATTTATGA